One genomic segment of Bacteroides caccae includes these proteins:
- a CDS encoding S9 family peptidase codes for MKNSLFRYLCLAVALVSCNLAGAQQKANYQLAEKFRLLEQNPIDKYSTEVRPTFINDTDCFYYSFTTREGKKYYYVNPKKKEKRLLFDTDELLSKIAVYTKKAYSSADPHLSFTFMKDNETIRIDFDRGLYTYNIHTKELKQLDEKPTYKTGDPYWMKYSPDSLYFLYASKDNLYFVGNPKKGQDTIPVQLTTDGMPDYTFNREDEGKMEGRFGAESAHWIPGSHRFYAVREDNRKVRDLWVINSLSKPSPELITYKAELAGDKNVTQYELLLGDIDKREVKKVDINRWPDQYIDVLYASKDGKRLYFQRYNRTWNQSDICEVDVETGKVRVVIHEENKPYLDYQMRNVSFLNDGKEILFRSERNGWGHYYLYDTATGNLKNQLTDGTWVAGPVAQIDTVGRKMYFYGYGREKGIDPYYYILYEAHLDRPNALRLLTPENASHEVSISPSCRYLVDSYSTVSQEPVNVVRNRNGKVIMTLEKPDLQPVYEMGWKAPERFKVKAADGVTDLYGVMWKPADFDSTKVYPIISNVYPGPFFEYVPTRFTINDVYNTRLAQLGFIVITVGHRGGTPMRGKAYHTYGYNNMRDYPLADDKYAIEQLAARYPFIDATKVGIYGHSGGGFMSAAAICTYPDFYSAAVSSAGNHDNRIYNKGFVEIHYGVDEKVTTTKDSLGVESKTYNYSVRVRPNQELAKNYKHGLLLFTGAIDQTVNPANTLRLVDALIKADKDFDMFVLPKCTHGFFGESESFFEHKMWRHFARLLLHDNSADCDIDLNKDMIKDERRR; via the coding sequence ATGAAAAACTCTCTCTTTAGATATTTGTGCCTGGCGGTTGCATTAGTATCATGCAACCTTGCCGGTGCGCAACAAAAAGCGAATTATCAGTTAGCGGAAAAGTTCCGTTTGTTGGAGCAAAATCCTATAGATAAGTATTCTACAGAAGTCAGACCGACGTTTATCAACGATACGGATTGCTTTTATTACTCTTTTACAACACGTGAAGGAAAGAAATATTATTATGTTAATCCGAAGAAGAAGGAGAAACGATTGTTGTTTGATACGGATGAGTTATTGAGCAAAATTGCAGTATATACCAAGAAAGCCTATTCTTCGGCAGATCCGCATTTGTCTTTCACATTTATGAAGGACAACGAAACCATTCGTATTGATTTTGACCGCGGACTTTATACATACAATATCCATACAAAAGAATTGAAGCAACTCGATGAGAAGCCAACGTATAAAACCGGCGACCCGTATTGGATGAAATATTCTCCGGATAGCTTGTATTTTCTTTATGCCAGTAAGGATAACTTGTATTTCGTTGGAAACCCGAAAAAGGGACAGGATACAATCCCGGTTCAATTGACGACGGACGGTATGCCGGATTATACATTCAACCGTGAAGACGAAGGCAAGATGGAAGGCCGTTTCGGAGCCGAATCGGCTCACTGGATTCCGGGAAGCCACCGTTTCTACGCTGTCCGTGAAGACAACCGGAAAGTCCGTGACTTGTGGGTTATTAATTCTTTATCCAAGCCTTCTCCTGAACTGATCACTTATAAAGCTGAATTGGCCGGCGATAAAAATGTGACTCAATATGAATTACTGTTGGGAGATATAGACAAGCGGGAAGTTAAGAAGGTGGATATCAATCGTTGGCCGGATCAGTATATTGATGTATTGTATGCGTCAAAAGACGGAAAACGCTTGTACTTCCAACGCTATAACCGTACATGGAACCAGTCGGATATTTGCGAAGTGGATGTAGAGACCGGAAAAGTGCGTGTGGTGATTCATGAAGAAAACAAGCCGTATCTCGATTATCAGATGCGTAATGTTTCTTTCCTGAATGACGGAAAAGAAATCCTGTTCCGTTCCGAACGTAACGGTTGGGGACATTATTATCTGTATGATACAGCAACAGGAAACCTGAAGAATCAACTGACAGACGGTACTTGGGTAGCCGGCCCGGTTGCGCAGATTGATACTGTCGGACGCAAGATGTATTTCTATGGTTATGGACGGGAGAAAGGAATTGACCCTTATTACTATATTCTTTATGAAGCTCATTTGGATCGTCCGAATGCACTCCGTCTGTTGACGCCGGAGAATGCGTCACACGAAGTCAGTATCTCTCCCTCCTGTCGCTATCTGGTAGATTCATATTCTACCGTGTCGCAGGAGCCGGTAAACGTGGTTCGCAACCGGAATGGGAAGGTAATCATGACATTGGAGAAACCGGACTTGCAACCTGTCTATGAAATGGGCTGGAAAGCTCCGGAACGTTTTAAAGTAAAAGCTGCCGACGGAGTAACCGACCTTTATGGTGTGATGTGGAAGCCCGCCGATTTTGATTCGACGAAAGTTTACCCTATTATTTCAAATGTTTATCCGGGGCCGTTCTTCGAGTACGTGCCGACTCGTTTCACAATAAATGATGTTTATAACACCCGTTTGGCTCAACTGGGATTCATTGTAATTACCGTAGGCCACAGAGGGGGTACTCCAATGCGTGGAAAGGCTTATCATACCTATGGATACAATAATATGCGCGATTATCCGCTGGCGGATGATAAATATGCTATCGAACAACTGGCTGCCCGTTATCCCTTTATAGATGCTACCAAGGTAGGTATTTACGGTCATTCAGGCGGCGGATTTATGTCGGCTGCCGCTATTTGCACTTATCCGGACTTTTATTCGGCTGCTGTCTCATCGGCCGGTAACCATGACAATCGTATTTACAATAAAGGTTTCGTGGAGATTCATTATGGTGTAGATGAGAAGGTGACAACGACTAAAGACAGTTTGGGAGTAGAGAGCAAAACGTATAATTATAGTGTACGTGTGCGTCCGAATCAGGAGTTGGCGAAGAATTACAAACATGGATTGCTGCTGTTTACCGGTGCCATAGACCAGACTGTGAATCCGGCCAATACTTTACGTCTGGTAGATGCATTGATTAAAGCGGATAAGGACTTTGATATGTTTGTGTTACCTAAATGTACTCATGGATTCTTCGGTGAGTCCGAGAGCTTTTTTGAGCATAAAATGTGGCGTCATTTTGCACGTCTGTTGTTACATGATAACTCGGCAGACTGTGATATTGATTTGAATAAAGATATGATAAAAGATGAAAGGAGAAGATAA
- a CDS encoding S9 family peptidase, whose amino-acid sequence MKGEDKMKQTIMGIGLIVGVLVGFVPSVDAQTQKKPVDIEACMSWKRVESPDISPTGRWVTYRIAPMEYNPENTDAKTVHLFDTRTRKEILLDDVENIEFYNSDQALSYQKADSTGNMKTILMELPSGIKKEWKYKESFRPVNGTPYSVSVTNVPKDTVNHVPSFNRLVVRHLKTGTAFQIDSIGYYTLYNEGRSIIFVRRQAKGNALCYGPLTGPYQTIYQSAVKKEPVSFSLDTKLMTGEFSIKDSLWYNFSLKKNTCDLVFDRKEVILPAGMELARATLSHSQKFLTMELRPYQEKVNKDKKEEEVKPDKSFELELWTWDEYEVPTLQTRGRYFRPQYSKYIYDIASGKLTEVAPGHADLLEPDRAEEIHYVLYTDETPYRMQKEWLNEVPFDIYSVNVHTGKKQLVGRSYRTRPKWSMNGKWAVMYDPVAQVWNKFDGTTGKVTDISTAIGYPVFEETYDKPNPAPAYGIAGWTADGNNVLIYDAYDWWKIDLTGERQPECFTKGYGRKNKRSIRKMTSNIDKEVFKPDETVVVSVWDENTMDEGIYSLDMKGRLKKLAEGPYIYAIHRFSDNQKYCIWNRQNMSEFRDLWWSKADFSDPIRITNANPQQSEYKWGTAKLVEWTNYENKPNKGILYLPEDYDPQKEYPVLVQFYETHSGGLNTYHAPMLSSAMGDVMYFVSNGYIVFMPDVHFTIGTPGQSCYDAVVSGTKYLIEQGIAHPGKIGLQGHSWSGFQTSYLVTKTDLFTCANIGAPITDMVTGYLGIRGGSGLPRYFMYEEWQSRMGKNLWEAKDKYLANSAIIEADKIHTPLLIWHNDKDEAVAYEQGRALYLAMRRLQRPAWHLNYKGEGHFLSNQAAQKDWTIRMMQFFDYYLKGTKEPRWMKEGIHLRERGIDQKYDLLEK is encoded by the coding sequence ATGAAAGGAGAAGATAAAATGAAGCAGACAATAATGGGAATCGGATTAATAGTGGGAGTGTTAGTCGGTTTTGTCCCGAGTGTCGATGCTCAAACACAGAAGAAGCCGGTTGACATTGAAGCCTGCATGTCGTGGAAGCGTGTTGAATCGCCGGATATCTCCCCAACAGGACGTTGGGTTACCTACCGGATTGCACCTATGGAGTACAATCCTGAAAACACCGACGCAAAAACTGTACATCTGTTTGATACACGTACCCGCAAGGAGATTCTGCTGGATGATGTGGAAAACATTGAGTTTTATAATTCGGATCAAGCTCTTTCTTATCAGAAGGCTGACTCTACAGGAAATATGAAGACGATCCTGATGGAACTTCCTTCAGGTATCAAGAAAGAATGGAAATATAAGGAATCTTTCCGGCCGGTAAATGGAACTCCTTATTCAGTCTCAGTGACAAACGTTCCGAAAGATACGGTCAATCATGTCCCGTCTTTTAATCGTTTGGTGGTTCGTCATCTGAAAACCGGTACTGCTTTTCAGATTGATAGTATTGGCTATTATACCTTATACAATGAAGGACGTTCTATCATTTTTGTACGCAGGCAGGCAAAAGGAAACGCATTGTGTTATGGCCCATTGACGGGACCCTATCAGACTATCTATCAGAGTGCTGTAAAGAAAGAACCTGTTTCTTTCAGTTTGGATACAAAACTGATGACAGGAGAATTCAGTATTAAGGATTCGCTATGGTATAATTTCTCTTTAAAGAAGAATACCTGCGATTTGGTCTTCGACCGTAAAGAGGTGATTCTACCGGCAGGAATGGAACTTGCGCGGGCCACTCTGTCGCACAGTCAGAAGTTCCTGACAATGGAACTCAGACCTTATCAGGAGAAAGTAAATAAAGATAAAAAAGAAGAGGAAGTAAAGCCGGATAAGAGTTTCGAACTGGAGCTGTGGACTTGGGATGAATATGAAGTTCCTACGTTGCAGACTCGTGGTCGTTATTTCCGTCCTCAATATTCAAAATATATCTATGATATTGCTTCCGGAAAATTGACGGAAGTAGCTCCCGGTCATGCTGATTTGTTGGAACCGGACCGTGCAGAAGAAATACATTATGTGCTTTATACGGACGAAACTCCCTATCGTATGCAGAAAGAATGGCTTAATGAAGTGCCGTTTGATATCTATTCTGTGAATGTGCATACAGGAAAAAAGCAATTGGTAGGACGTAGCTATCGGACAAGGCCGAAGTGGTCAATGAACGGTAAATGGGCTGTGATGTATGATCCTGTTGCACAGGTATGGAATAAGTTTGACGGAACAACGGGTAAGGTTACCGATATTTCAACAGCTATTGGTTATCCGGTATTCGAGGAAACTTATGATAAACCGAATCCTGCGCCTGCCTATGGCATTGCAGGTTGGACTGCTGATGGTAATAATGTACTGATTTACGATGCTTATGACTGGTGGAAGATAGATTTAACCGGAGAACGTCAGCCGGAATGTTTCACCAAGGGATATGGCCGCAAAAATAAGAGATCTATCCGTAAAATGACCAGCAATATTGATAAGGAAGTTTTCAAACCGGACGAGACGGTTGTAGTCAGCGTGTGGGATGAGAATACGATGGATGAAGGCATTTATTCGCTTGACATGAAAGGTCGTTTGAAGAAGCTTGCGGAAGGTCCTTATATCTATGCGATTCATCGTTTCTCGGATAATCAGAAGTATTGCATCTGGAATCGTCAGAATATGTCAGAATTCCGTGATCTGTGGTGGAGCAAAGCCGATTTCTCCGATCCGATCCGTATAACGAATGCTAATCCTCAGCAAAGTGAATACAAATGGGGAACTGCAAAGTTGGTGGAATGGACAAACTATGAGAATAAACCCAATAAGGGAATACTTTATCTGCCGGAAGATTATGATCCTCAAAAAGAATATCCCGTACTGGTACAATTCTATGAAACGCATTCAGGTGGATTGAATACTTATCATGCTCCGATGTTGAGCAGCGCAATGGGTGATGTGATGTATTTCGTCAGCAACGGATATATCGTATTCATGCCGGATGTGCATTTCACTATAGGAACACCGGGACAGAGTTGTTATGATGCCGTAGTAAGCGGAACCAAATATTTGATAGAGCAGGGGATAGCACATCCGGGAAAGATAGGTCTGCAAGGACATAGCTGGTCGGGATTCCAAACCAGTTATCTGGTGACTAAAACTGATCTATTTACTTGTGCCAATATTGGTGCTCCTATCACTGATATGGTGACCGGTTATTTGGGCATTCGTGGTGGAAGCGGTTTACCGCGTTATTTCATGTACGAAGAATGGCAAAGCCGTATGGGAAAGAATTTGTGGGAAGCCAAGGACAAATATCTGGCAAACTCCGCTATCATAGAGGCCGATAAAATACATACGCCGTTACTGATCTGGCATAATGACAAAGATGAGGCTGTGGCTTATGAACAGGGGCGTGCCTTGTATTTGGCTATGCGCCGTTTACAGCGTCCGGCATGGCATCTCAACTACAAAGGTGAAGGACATTTCCTTAGTAATCAGGCTGCCCAGAAGGACTGGACTATCCGGATGATGCAATTCTTCGACTATTACCTGAAAGGAACAAAAGAACCGCGTTGGATGAAAGAGGGTATTCATCTGAGAGAACGTGGCATTGACCAAAAATATGATTTACTAGAAAAATAA
- a CDS encoding lipocalin-like domain-containing protein → MKKLLMTVMALSCFAFSSYGQKKVEKQIIGKWCNPYTYQSTGELKGFEFKKGGKCSAVNIPSLDLKTWKIDKDGYLIVEGFSKGEDGKVEVYKTRERIGYITPDSLELVAQDGPPRLAFLYLNTKSIKKLVTSEVAPDKK, encoded by the coding sequence ATGAAGAAACTATTAATGACAGTTATGGCTCTGTCTTGCTTTGCATTCAGCAGCTATGGACAGAAGAAGGTGGAGAAACAAATTATAGGTAAATGGTGCAATCCTTATACCTATCAGTCTACCGGTGAACTGAAAGGATTTGAGTTTAAAAAAGGTGGGAAATGCTCTGCCGTCAATATTCCCTCTTTGGATTTGAAGACTTGGAAGATTGATAAAGATGGCTATTTAATCGTTGAAGGGTTTAGCAAAGGAGAAGATGGAAAGGTGGAAGTGTATAAGACACGTGAACGTATAGGTTACATAACACCTGATTCATTGGAATTGGTTGCGCAGGACGGACCTCCACGGTTGGCTTTCCTGTATCTGAATACCAAGTCTATCAAGAAGTTGGTCACTTCGGAAGTGGCTCCCGACAAGAAGTAA
- the ybeY gene encoding rRNA maturation RNase YbeY, whose translation MAVTYQTEGIKMPEIKKRETTEWIKAVAASYGKRLGEIAYIFCSDEKILEVNRQYLQHDYYTDIITFDYCEGDRLSGDLFISLDTVRTNAEQFGASYDNELHRVIIHGILHLCGINDKGPGEREIMEAAENKALAMLH comes from the coding sequence ATGGCTGTAACTTATCAAACAGAAGGCATCAAAATGCCTGAAATCAAGAAACGCGAGACTACGGAATGGATCAAAGCCGTAGCTGCTTCCTATGGAAAAAGACTCGGTGAAATCGCTTATATTTTCTGTTCCGATGAAAAAATTCTGGAAGTAAACCGCCAATATCTGCAACACGACTACTACACGGACATCATTACTTTCGACTATTGTGAGGGCGACCGCCTGTCCGGAGACTTGTTCATCAGCTTGGATACGGTACGCACCAATGCAGAACAATTCGGCGCTTCTTATGACAATGAACTCCACCGTGTCATTATTCACGGGATACTTCATCTTTGCGGTATAAACGATAAAGGACCCGGAGAACGGGAAATTATGGAAGCGGCGGAAAATAAGGCATTGGCAATGCTACACTAA
- a CDS encoding nucleoside recognition domain-containing protein → MVLNYIWIGFFVVAFIIALIKVIFLGDTEIFTAIMNSTFDSSKTAFEISLGLTGVLALWLGIMKVGENSGLINALARFLSPVLCRLFPDIPKGHPVLGSIFMNMSANMLGLDNAATPLGLKAMKELQELNPKKDTASNPMIMFLVINTSGLIIIPISIMVYRAQMGAAQPTDVFIPILLSTFISTLVGVIAVSIAQKINLINKPILILMGIICLFFSGLIYLFLSVSREDMGTYSTLIANILLFSVIILFILTGVRKKINVYDSFVEGAKEGFTTAVRIIPYLVAFLVGIAVFRTSGAMDFLVGGIGYVVGLCGVDTSFVGALPTALMKSLSGSGANGLMIDTMKELGPDSFVGRMSCVVRGASDTTFYILAVYFGSVGITKTRNAVTCGLIADFSGIIAAILISYLFFF, encoded by the coding sequence ATGGTTTTAAATTACATCTGGATAGGATTCTTTGTCGTCGCCTTTATTATCGCCCTTATAAAAGTAATTTTCCTGGGAGATACGGAGATATTTACGGCTATCATGAACTCTACATTCGATTCGTCAAAGACAGCTTTCGAAATCTCGTTGGGACTTACGGGAGTATTGGCCCTCTGGCTGGGTATCATGAAAGTCGGAGAGAACAGCGGACTGATTAATGCTCTGGCACGTTTCCTGAGTCCGGTACTCTGCCGATTGTTTCCGGATATACCTAAAGGACATCCGGTGTTAGGTTCTATCTTTATGAATATGTCCGCCAATATGCTCGGACTGGACAATGCCGCCACCCCGTTGGGACTAAAAGCGATGAAAGAATTGCAAGAGTTGAATCCGAAAAAAGATACCGCTTCCAATCCGATGATTATGTTTCTGGTGATTAATACTTCCGGCCTCATCATCATCCCGATCAGTATCATGGTTTACCGGGCACAAATGGGAGCTGCCCAGCCTACGGATGTATTTATTCCTATTCTGTTAAGTACCTTCATTTCCACTCTGGTCGGGGTCATAGCAGTCAGTATCGCCCAGAAGATAAACCTGATCAATAAGCCCATTCTGATTTTAATGGGTATCATCTGTCTTTTCTTCTCCGGTTTGATTTACCTGTTCCTGAGTGTTTCTCGGGAAGATATGGGCACTTACTCTACCCTGATAGCGAATATTCTTCTGTTCAGTGTCATTATCCTGTTTATTTTAACGGGTGTCAGAAAGAAGATTAACGTATATGATTCTTTCGTGGAAGGAGCCAAGGAAGGGTTTACGACAGCTGTGCGCATTATTCCTTATCTGGTTGCTTTTCTGGTAGGCATTGCGGTATTCCGTACTTCGGGAGCCATGGATTTTCTGGTGGGAGGTATCGGATACGTAGTAGGACTATGCGGAGTCGACACAAGCTTTGTGGGAGCACTGCCCACTGCATTGATGAAATCGCTTAGCGGCAGCGGTGCCAACGGGTTGATGATTGATACAATGAAGGAACTGGGGCCGGATTCGTTTGTAGGACGCATGAGTTGCGTGGTACGCGGGGCGTCGGATACCACATTCTACATCCTTGCCGTTTACTTCGGCAGCGTAGGTATCACCAAGACCCGCAACGCCGTCACCTGTGGCCTGATAGCCGACTTCTCGGGTATCATAGCCGCTATCTTAATCAGTTATTTATTTTTCTTTTAA
- the ruvB gene encoding Holliday junction branch migration DNA helicase RuvB produces MEQEDFNIREHQLTSRERDFENALRPLSFEDFSGQDKVVENLRIFVKAARLRGEALDHVLLHGPPGLGKTTLSNIIANELGVGFKVTSGPVLDKPGDLAGVLTSLEPNDVLFIDEIHRLSPVVEEYLYSAMEDYRIDIMIDKGPSARSIQIDLNPFTLVGATTRSGLLTAPLRARFGINLHLEYYDDDILSNIIRRSASILDVPCSLRAAGEIASRSRGTPRIANALLRRVRDFAQVKGSGSIDTEIAQFALEALNIDKYGLDEIDNKILCTIIDKFKGGPVGITTIATALGEDAGTIEEVYEPFLIKEGFMKRTPRGREVTELAYKHLGRSLYNSQKTLFND; encoded by the coding sequence ATGGAACAGGAAGATTTTAACATACGCGAACATCAGCTTACTTCAAGGGAACGGGATTTTGAGAATGCACTCCGGCCGTTGAGTTTTGAGGACTTTAGCGGACAGGATAAGGTGGTGGAAAACCTTCGCATCTTTGTGAAGGCGGCACGCTTGCGTGGCGAAGCACTCGACCATGTCCTGCTGCACGGACCTCCCGGATTGGGAAAAACAACGCTTTCAAATATCATTGCCAACGAGTTGGGAGTCGGCTTTAAGGTAACCTCCGGTCCGGTGCTCGATAAACCGGGAGATTTGGCAGGTGTGCTGACCAGTCTCGAACCGAATGATGTACTCTTTATTGATGAAATTCATCGCTTGTCGCCCGTGGTGGAAGAATATCTTTATTCTGCCATGGAAGACTATCGCATTGATATCATGATTGATAAAGGGCCTTCGGCACGTAGCATCCAGATAGATCTGAATCCTTTCACGCTGGTTGGCGCAACAACACGCAGCGGTCTGCTGACGGCACCGCTCCGTGCACGTTTCGGAATCAATCTGCATCTGGAATACTATGATGATGATATCTTGAGTAACATTATCCGTCGTTCCGCTTCCATATTGGATGTGCCTTGCTCGTTGCGTGCGGCAGGAGAGATTGCTTCCCGCAGCCGTGGGACGCCGCGTATTGCCAATGCCTTGCTCCGCCGGGTGCGCGACTTTGCACAGGTGAAGGGTTCCGGTTCTATTGACACGGAAATAGCCCAGTTTGCACTGGAGGCATTGAATATTGACAAGTACGGTCTGGATGAGATAGACAACAAGATACTTTGTACGATTATAGACAAGTTTAAGGGCGGTCCTGTGGGAATCACTACCATTGCTACGGCTTTGGGGGAAGATGCGGGGACGATTGAGGAAGTTTACGAACCCTTCCTGATAAAAGAAGGATTCATGAAGCGTACTCCTCGCGGACGTGAGGTGACCGAACTTGCCTACAAACATTTGGGAAGAAGCCTTTATAACAGTCAGAAAACATTGTTTAACGACTGA
- a CDS encoding endonuclease domain-containing protein — protein sequence MSTSAEATLWKLIKGQQIDGLKFRRQHSVGPYILDFYCPQFRLGIELDGEVHSTTEAMDYADNRARFLVNEKNIWVIRFENRVVFENPTRIVEEIREVVKKRRENPTTSPYGYSSFPKEENGDTTDF from the coding sequence ATGAGTACTTCTGCCGAAGCCACTCTCTGGAAGTTAATCAAAGGGCAGCAAATAGATGGACTTAAGTTTCGTCGGCAGCATAGTGTCGGTCCTTATATTTTAGACTTTTATTGCCCGCAATTCCGGCTGGGGATAGAGTTGGACGGTGAAGTACATTCTACTACGGAAGCTATGGATTATGCTGATAATCGTGCACGTTTTCTCGTCAATGAGAAAAATATTTGGGTAATACGTTTTGAGAATAGAGTCGTATTTGAGAATCCTACGCGGATTGTGGAGGAGATTCGGGAGGTTGTGAAAAAAAGGAGAGAAAATCCTACCACCTCCCCCTACGGGTACTCCTCCTTCCCGAAGGAGGAGAATGGAGATACTACCGACTTTTAA
- a CDS encoding oligosaccharide flippase family protein, which translates to MAGLKSLAKDTAIYGLSSIVGRFLNYMLVPLYTAVLPASSGGYGVVSNVYAFTALMLVLLTFGMETGFFRFANKSGEDPMKVYANSLLSVGGVSLIFVLLCLLFLQPIANLLDYGNHPEFIAMMAMVVALDSFQCIPFAYLRYKKRPIKFAAIKLLSIIGGIGLNLFFLLLCPWLNVHFPATVSWFYDPDYLVGYIFISNLIISAVQMFFFIPELRGFAYKLDKALLKRMVVYSFPVLILGLVGILNQTVDKMIYPFLFEDRQEGLVQLGIYAATSKIAMVMAMFTQAFRYAYEPFVFGKDREGDNRKMYAAAMKYFLIFSLLAFLAVMFYLDLLRYLVARGYWEGLGVVAVVMLAEICKGIYFNLSFWYKLTDETRWGAYFSLIGCAIIVVMNIVFVPVYGYIASAWASVAGYGVIMLLSYWMGQKKYPIQYDLKSLGLYILLAAVLYVIGEQVPISDLVLRLAFRTVLLLLFVAYIVKKDLPLSQLPVINRFIKKK; encoded by the coding sequence ATGGCTGGACTGAAATCATTAGCAAAAGATACTGCGATTTATGGATTGAGTAGTATTGTCGGTCGATTCCTCAATTATATGCTGGTACCGTTGTACACAGCAGTTTTACCGGCTTCTTCCGGAGGCTATGGAGTAGTATCAAATGTCTATGCATTTACAGCTTTGATGCTCGTACTGCTCACGTTCGGTATGGAAACGGGTTTCTTCCGCTTTGCCAATAAATCAGGGGAAGATCCGATGAAAGTGTATGCAAACTCTTTGCTTTCAGTAGGCGGGGTATCCTTGATTTTCGTCCTTCTCTGTCTACTGTTCCTGCAACCGATCGCCAATCTGCTGGATTATGGCAATCATCCCGAGTTTATAGCGATGATGGCTATGGTGGTGGCTTTGGATTCTTTCCAGTGCATTCCTTTCGCCTACTTACGTTATAAGAAAAGACCGATTAAGTTTGCGGCTATTAAATTGCTTTCCATTATCGGTGGAATTGGCTTGAATCTGTTCTTTCTGTTGCTCTGTCCGTGGCTGAATGTTCATTTTCCGGCAACGGTTTCCTGGTTTTATGATCCGGATTATCTGGTAGGTTATATTTTCATCAGCAATCTGATTATTTCGGCAGTGCAGATGTTCTTCTTTATTCCTGAATTGAGAGGCTTTGCTTATAAGTTGGACAAGGCACTGCTAAAACGAATGGTAGTATATTCTTTCCCGGTGTTGATTCTGGGGCTGGTCGGTATTCTGAATCAGACGGTGGATAAGATGATTTATCCGTTTCTTTTCGAGGATCGTCAGGAAGGACTGGTCCAGTTGGGCATTTATGCGGCTACCAGTAAGATTGCTATGGTAATGGCTATGTTTACGCAGGCTTTCCGTTATGCATACGAACCCTTTGTTTTTGGAAAAGACAGAGAAGGGGACAATCGTAAAATGTATGCGGCTGCAATGAAATATTTCCTCATCTTCTCATTGTTGGCTTTCCTTGCCGTGATGTTCTATTTGGATTTGTTGCGCTATCTGGTGGCAAGAGGATATTGGGAAGGGTTGGGAGTAGTGGCTGTTGTGATGCTTGCAGAAATATGTAAGGGAATCTATTTCAATCTTTCCTTTTGGTATAAACTGACGGATGAAACACGTTGGGGGGCTTATTTCTCACTGATAGGATGTGCCATTATTGTGGTGATGAACATTGTGTTTGTGCCTGTGTATGGTTATATTGCTTCTGCGTGGGCTTCTGTTGCCGGATATGGGGTGATTATGCTGTTGTCCTATTGGATGGGACAGAAGAAGTATCCGATTCAGTATGACTTGAAAAGTCTGGGACTTTATATCCTGCTTGCTGCGGTACTGTATGTGATCGGCGAACAAGTGCCGATTTCTGATCTTGTGCTCCGTCTGGCTTTCCGTACTGTGCTTTTATTGTTGTTTGTAGCATACATCGTCAAGAAAGATTTGCCGTTAAGTCAGCTACCTGTTATTAATCGATTTATAAAGAAGAAATAA